One genomic region from Sparus aurata chromosome 15, fSpaAur1.1, whole genome shotgun sequence encodes:
- the macroh2a2 gene encoding core histone macro-H2A.2 isoform X1: MSARGGKKKATKLSRSSRAGVIFPVGRMMRYLRTGTHKYRIGMGAPVYMAAVIEYLAAEILELAGNAARDNKKGRITPRHIKLAVANDEELNQLLRGVTISNGGVLPRIHPELLSKKRGGRVKVDSQASVPEKQEERSKSKKPVKSFKKVKGKRGRKPKSTDNESIPNSTVEDGPGDGFTILSAKSLFLGQKLSLTESEISKIGTIKVEGIINPTNAEMDLKDGVGNALEKAGGREFLDGVKELRKAQGPLEVASVAVSQASGMAARFIIHCNVPQWGSDKCEDQLEKTVKNCLSAAEEKKLKSVAFPSLPAGRNGFPKQTAAQLILKAISNHFVSSTSSSLKNIYFVLFDSESIGIYLQEMAKLDAK; the protein is encoded by the exons ATGTCagccagaggaggaaaaaagaaggcCACCAAGCTGTCCCGTTCATCCAGGGCAGGTGTCATTTTCCCTGTGGGGAGGATGATGAGGTACCTGCGCACCGGCACACACAAATACCGCATCGGTATGGGGGCACCAGTTTACATGGCAGCAGTCATCGAGTACCTGGCAG CTGAGATCTTGGAGTTGGCAGGAAACGCAGCACGGGACAACAAGAAAGGCAGAATAACTCCCAGGCACATCAAGCTGGCGGTGGCCAATGATGAGGAGCTCAACCAG CTTCTGCGGGGGGTGACCATATCCAATGGAGGGGTTCTGCCTCGTATCCACCCAGAGCTTCTCTCCAAGAAGAGAGGAGGTCGCGTGAAAGTGGACAGCCAAGCGTCTGTCCCCGAGAAGCAGGAAGAACGCTCAAAGAGCAAGAAACCCGTGAAGTCGTTCAAAAAGGTTAAAGGCAAACGAGGTCGCAAGCCAAAG AGCACAGACAATGAGTCTATACCAAACTCCACAGTGGAAGACGGTCCGGGAGATGGATTCACCATTCTGTCAGCAAAGAGCCTGTTTCTTGGACAAAAG CTTTCACTAACAGAGAGTGAAATCAGCAAAATCGGAACAATCAAAGTGGAAGGGATCATTAACCCAACGAATGCAGAGATGGACCTCAAAGACGGAGTGG GCAACGCCCTAGAGAAAGCCGGAGGCCGAGAATTTCTTGATGGAGTCAAGGAGCTGCGAAAAGCTCAGGGGCCTTTGGAGGTGGCATCAG TGGCCGTGAGCCAGGCCAGTGGGATGGCAGCCCGCTTCATCATCCACTGTAACGTCCCTCAGTGGGGTTCAGACAAGTGTGAGGACCAGTTAGAGAAGACCGTGAAGAActgtctgtcagcagcagaggagaagaagctCAAGTCTGTGGCTTTCCCTTCACTTCCTGCTGGACG GAATGGGTTCCCAAAGCAGACGGCTGCCCAGCTTATCCTCAAGGCCATCTCCAACCATTTTGTGTcgtccaccagctcctctctgaaaaacatttactttgtgCTGTTTGACAGTGAGAGCATTGGAATATATCTTCAGGAAATGGCCAAGCTGGACGCGAAGTGA
- the macroh2a2 gene encoding core histone macro-H2A.2 isoform X2, which produces MSARGGKKKATKLSRSSRAGVIFPVGRMMRYLRTGTHKYRIGMGAPVYMAAVIEYLAAEILELAGNAARDNKKGRITPRHIKLAVANDEELNQLLRGVTISNGGVLPRIHPELLSKKRGGRVKVDSQASVPEKQEERSKSKKPVKSFKKVKGKRGRKPKSTDNESIPNSTVEDGPGDGFTILSAKSLFLGQKLSLTESEISKIGTIKVEGIINPTNAEMDLKDGVGNALEKAGGREFLDGVKELRKAQGPLEVASGMGSQSRRLPSLSSRPSPTILCRPPAPL; this is translated from the exons ATGTCagccagaggaggaaaaaagaaggcCACCAAGCTGTCCCGTTCATCCAGGGCAGGTGTCATTTTCCCTGTGGGGAGGATGATGAGGTACCTGCGCACCGGCACACACAAATACCGCATCGGTATGGGGGCACCAGTTTACATGGCAGCAGTCATCGAGTACCTGGCAG CTGAGATCTTGGAGTTGGCAGGAAACGCAGCACGGGACAACAAGAAAGGCAGAATAACTCCCAGGCACATCAAGCTGGCGGTGGCCAATGATGAGGAGCTCAACCAG CTTCTGCGGGGGGTGACCATATCCAATGGAGGGGTTCTGCCTCGTATCCACCCAGAGCTTCTCTCCAAGAAGAGAGGAGGTCGCGTGAAAGTGGACAGCCAAGCGTCTGTCCCCGAGAAGCAGGAAGAACGCTCAAAGAGCAAGAAACCCGTGAAGTCGTTCAAAAAGGTTAAAGGCAAACGAGGTCGCAAGCCAAAG AGCACAGACAATGAGTCTATACCAAACTCCACAGTGGAAGACGGTCCGGGAGATGGATTCACCATTCTGTCAGCAAAGAGCCTGTTTCTTGGACAAAAG CTTTCACTAACAGAGAGTGAAATCAGCAAAATCGGAACAATCAAAGTGGAAGGGATCATTAACCCAACGAATGCAGAGATGGACCTCAAAGACGGAGTGG GCAACGCCCTAGAGAAAGCCGGAGGCCGAGAATTTCTTGATGGAGTCAAGGAGCTGCGAAAAGCTCAGGGGCCTTTGGAGGTGGCATCAG GAATGGGTTCCCAAAGCAGACGGCTGCCCAGCTTATCCTCAAGGCCATCTCCAACCATTTTGTGTcgtccaccagctcctctctga